The Magnetococcales bacterium genome includes a window with the following:
- a CDS encoding polyprenol monophosphomannose synthase: protein MTTISMVLPTYNEAENIGPLVERLGKALAAVDYELIVVDDDSPDLTWQLAETIGQRDARVRVIRRQGERGLTSAINRGIEAARGTYVGWMDCDLAHPPELVSSLLQPLLEGQSDCVIASRFIPGGADTRSGQYELQRILSQFLSQFSGWLTRLPVKDITSGYLVLKRECFSHFKLEGDYGEYFIFMVHQLVHRGYRISEIPYTFGNRQFGESKTATNMWGFFRRGIKYLRMLYLCWTGIPGLPKRPR, encoded by the coding sequence GTGACAACGATTTCGATGGTTTTACCCACCTACAATGAAGCGGAAAATATCGGCCCGCTCGTGGAACGTCTCGGCAAGGCTCTGGCGGCAGTCGATTATGAACTCATCGTGGTGGATGACGACTCTCCGGATCTGACCTGGCAACTGGCAGAAACCATCGGACAACGCGATGCCCGGGTGCGGGTGATCCGTCGGCAGGGAGAACGCGGTCTGACCAGTGCCATCAACCGGGGGATCGAAGCGGCCCGTGGCACCTATGTGGGTTGGATGGATTGCGACCTTGCCCACCCTCCCGAACTCGTCTCTTCGCTTTTGCAGCCTTTGCTCGAAGGACAGAGCGATTGTGTCATCGCTTCGCGTTTTATCCCCGGGGGGGCTGATACCCGTTCTGGACAGTACGAACTGCAAAGAATTTTGAGCCAGTTTCTGTCCCAATTCAGCGGCTGGTTGACCCGCCTGCCGGTCAAGGACATCACCAGCGGCTATCTCGTTTTGAAAAGAGAGTGTTTTTCTCATTTCAAGCTGGAAGGGGACTATGGAGAATATTTCATCTTCATGGTCCATCAATTGGTCCACCGAGGCTATCGGATCAGCGAAATTCCCTATACCTTCGGCAACCGCCAGTTTGGCGAGTCCAAGACCGCCACGAACATGTGGGGATTTTTCCGGCGTGGCATCAAATATCTACGGATGCTCTACCTCTGCTGGACCGGTATTCCCGGTCTGCCCAAAAGGCCCCGGTAA